A genome region from Plasmodium vivax chromosome 11, whole genome shotgun sequence includes the following:
- a CDS encoding hypothetical protein, conserved (encoded by transcript PVX_115110A) has translation MLLGEAKQGRVPHPPEGDSQDGREKGNKKTNQIINDIFQLELKDILKDVSSEKKINDTIDFVNDQINTLDNFINDIAKEKYEYFYKYINQMSNARKVKKWNSQNLEDVGGRYKSSYESLREKKNKVLSLISEKRCLIEIEKILKLYQVVHLEVKKLCDEMKENNLWGVIPTDVIEPSVSKREPFDVHDLRQSTPSRSANDGKYANLLTSPNFDSLESYLKRISSIKRFIWQHSVQNISIVEVKVKKMKAYEDGIINLFVQYLSGDFFKDANHERKVKQCLNAFKSVHAEKECLKKIMKNKIEEANPHILKIKNGGENGKKNLYTLLQNCKNGIDQMNYLNEVIKENYLIEEEIRMEKWKGEKKTDENNISHYNAWEDAHKCNTVHVYTEFYLPYVNLLISSKINQLVRKEDMLFVLNLIGEFVHIVQRKVDMKGHEKKDVLLNLFSREYEEITFTSMNKLINLVELLFQKGNVRSAMEYENFYNFPTIFDIKNYVQAFFKELFTHVYYPHIFRKIIVSCNNSLLLLSNNLNNLKQNVNVLIEMDAKGKFVAINFVAKKLKYNLELFLISRQLLRYLVCCLAKLKRRIVQIRMETYRGRGFPHGQGTSDESPCDAHLFADSSAALEDGDSPGKDLITLSFDESVEEFFNAQDHLNSYFGDVVLPPDDGISDDFIEWENNGEKKEKTRKKLAEMNMSFERKDHKGESGMSCGADQPSGSCPNGSEQTSKCAEKSVGTFQISLFSDAKLNSLHLNHSYDISEDDGNYEITPFFIKEKEKKKEKNYFALIELEKGLYELNNVVNSCIYECFEPFEKKSIWYFKNNCSFLGTPDVFSLFDQLCVSFNEKIVHCVPAYECMQMIKNLINRTLIYLIALSCYYLISGMDVYLFRYYESLQKVANGATEASLHYGLKLCRLFKKSVDMKAGREPYEDVPAFFLPVTFVIFHGGRAIADSLGITEDKFINLLIDHLRNPVQAMDGKGSSSSTSSSQNLSFLVNKFAKGVQKGK, from the exons atgctaCTGGGGGAGGCGAAGCAGGGCAGAGTGCCCCACCCCCCAGAGGGGGACTCCCAGGACGGCagagaaaaggggaacaaaaagaCGAACCAAATTATCAACGACATTTTCCAGCTCGAACTGAAAGACATCCTAAAAGATGTCTccagtgaaaaaaaaataaacgacaCCATCGATTTTGTAAATGACCAAATAAATACACTAGACAATTTTATCAACGATATagcaaaggagaaatatGAGTacttttacaaatatattaatcaaATGAGCAATGCGAGGAAGGTAAAAAAGTGGAACTCCCAAAATTTAGAGGATGTAGGGGGGAGATATAAGTCAAGTTACGAATCGctgagggagaaaaagaacaaagttCTCTCCTTAATTAGCGAGAAAAGGTGTTTAATAGAAAttgagaaaattttaaaattataccaAGTTGTTCATTTGGAGGTAAAAAAACTGTGTGATGAAATGAAAGAGAACAACCTTTGGGGGGTCATTCCAACGGATGTGATAGAGCCAAGTGTCTCCAAGAGAGAACCATTCGATGTGCATGACCTACGTCAAAGTACCCCCAGCAGGAGTGCCAATGATGGGAAGTACGCCAATCTGCTGACCTCCCCCAACTTTGATTCCCTGGAGAGTTACTTAAAACGGATAAGCAGCATAAAACGGTTCATTTGGCAGCATAGTGTGCAAAATATATCCATCGTGGAGgtgaaggtaaaaaagaTGAAGGCGTATGAGGATGGCATAATAAATCTGTTCGTGCAGTATCTGTCGGGTGATTTTTTTAAGGACGCGAATCACGAGAGGAAAGTAAAGCAGTGTTTAAATGCTTTTAAAAGTGTACATGCCGAAAAGgagtgtttaaaaaaaataatgaagaacaaaattgaggaaGCCAATCCgcacattttgaaaataaaaaatgggggggaaaacggaaaaaaaaatttatacacacttctgcagaattgtaaaaatggcatcGATCAGATGAACTACTTGAATGAAGTTATTAAGGAGAATTACTTGATAGAGGAGGAAATTCggatggaaaaatggaaaggggaaaaaaaaacggatgaAAATAACATCAGTCATTATAATGCATGGGAGGACGCACACAAATGCAACACtgtacatgtgtacacaGAATTTTACCTGCCCTACGTTAACTTACTAATAAGCAGCAAAATAAACCAACTGGTGAGGAAGGAAGACATGCTATTTGTTCTAAATTTAATAGGAGAATTTGTGCACATTGTTCAGAGGAAGGTTGATATGAAGgggcacgaaaaaaaagatgtcCTTTTAAATCTGTTTAGCAGAGAATACGAAGAAATAACTTTCACCTCAATGAACAAACTTATCAACTTAGTGGAACTTCTAttccaaaagggaaatgtaAGAAGCGCCATggaatatgaaaatttttacaactttcCCACCATTtttgatattaaaaattatgtacaGGCATTTTTTAAGGAACTCTTTACGCACGTATATTACCCGcacatttttcgaaaaatcaTCGTTTCTTGCAATAATTCGCTCCTCCTGCTGAGCAACAATTTGAACAACTTAAAGCAAAATGTTAATGTGCTCATCGAAATGGATGCGAAAGGTAAATTCGTAGCCATCAATTTTGTTGCGAAAAAGCTGAAGTATAATTTGGAGCTTTTCCTCATCAGCAGGCAGCTTCTGCGGTACTTAGTTTGTTGCTTGGCCAAACTGAAGAGGAGAATTGTGCAGATAAGAATGGAGACTTACCGGGGTAGGGGCTTCCCGCATGGGCAGGGTACATCCGATGAATCCCCATGCGATGCGCACCTCTTTGCGGACAGTTCGGCAGCGCTGGAGGATGGTGACTCCCCGGGGAAGGACTTAATCACCCTTTCCTTTGACGAATCAGTTGAGGAATTTTTCAACGCACAAGACCATTTAAATAGTTACTTTGGAGATGTGGTGCTGCCCCCGGATGATGGCATAAGTGACGATTTTATCGAGTGGGAAAAtaatggggagaaaaaagaaaagacgaGAAAAAAACTCGCAGAAATGAACATGTCGTTTGAAAGGAAGGACCacaagggggaaagcggcatgTCATGTGGAGCAGATCAACCCAGTGGCTCCTGTCCAAATGGGTCCGAACAAACGAGCAAGTGCGCTGAAAAAAGTGTGGGGACTTTCCAAATTAGCCTCTTCAGTGATGCGAAACTGAACTCGCTTCACTTAAACCATTCGTATGACATTAGTGAGGATGACGGGAATTACGAAATTACGCCCTTTTTcataaaggagaaggaaaaaaaaaaagaaaaaaattatttcgcTTTAATCGAATTAGAAAAAGGACTATACGAGTTGAACAACGTCGTCAATTCGTGTATTTACGAATGCTTCGAACCATTTGAGAAGAAATCTATTTggtactttaaaaataattgtagCTTTCTGGGTACCCCTGacgttttttccctcttcgaCCAGTTATGCGTTTCttttaacgaaaaaattgtgcattGTGTACCGGCGTATGAATGCATGcagatgataaaaaatttgattaacCGGACGCTCATTTATTTAATCGCTCTGTCGTGTTACTACTTAATCAGCGGAATGGACGTGTACCTGTTTAGGTACTACGAATCACTGCAGAAGGTTGCAAATGGCGCAACGGAGGCTTCCCTCCATTACGGTTTGAAGCTGTGCAGGCTTTTTAAGAAGTCGGTTGATATGAAGGCCGGGCGGGAGCCCTACGAAGACGTGCCGGCGTTTTTCCTGCCCGTGACGTTCGTGATTTTTCACGGGGGGCGGGCCATCGCGGACAGCTTGG gTATCACGGAGGATAAATTCATCAACCTGCTGATCGACCACTTGAGGAATCCGGTGCAGGCAATGGATGGGAAGGGTAGCTCCAGCAGCACCAGCAGCAGTCAGAACTTAAGCTTCTTGGTTAACAAATTTGCCAAAGgtgtgcaaaaagggaagtga
- a CDS encoding bifunctional polynucleotide phosphatase/kinase, putative (encoded by transcript PVX_115115A), protein MRKRPLSHFELPNDKWKLVDDSLLYRIVQDAEDKAYKKVFSFDLDNTLILSRSFFKPAQNEHDYIFYADVIDFLKKKKTENYKIIIFSNQKGVSTGKISLLNIVNRVDDVIEKIGIPLECYLALKNDKYRKPRIGMYKFAMQNNKAKIDEIIYVGDNANRIYDDNFKTKFINHLKSVYSQNKVSINIGEIAKRLKKDYTDTDLKFALNINATFYTPEELFLNIKNNLTAEFSFNPSSLLKKVGDKPNEQDAQGDLRRLVRPDLQSGGEQNEATSPQSGTQNEASPPQNEAASPQNEAASPQNETASPQNEAAPPQTNLQHLVLLVGPPGCGKTSLCKNHFADFAHINLEELKTKNKRIETIRQAITSGKNVVMDNANMYVKNRLIYITEAKKINANLNVSAIFFNYSKELVFHLNNFKLIADDENRMHEVPTIAIHSFYKYVEVPSESENLDRVVTLHDEHFVPSDFQNEERRKLFFSYLY, encoded by the exons atgaggaagaggcCCCTCTCCCATTTTGAGCTGCCCAACGACAAGTGGAAATTA GTAGACGACAGCCTGCTGTATCGAATCGTCCAAGACGCGGAAGACAAAGCCTACAAGAAGGTTTTCTCGTTCGACCTGGATAACACCCTGATCCTGTCTCGCTCCTTCTTCAAGCCGGCGCAAAACGAGCACGACTACATTTTCTACGCAGACGTAatcgattttttaaaaaaaaaaaaaacagaaaattacaaaatcaTCATTTTCTCAAACCAAAAGGGAGTGAGCACCGGAAAAATAAGCCTCCTAAATATAGTCAACCGGGTAGATGACGTCATCGAAAAAATAGGGATCCCCTTGGAGTGCTATTTGGCACTAAAAAATGACAAGTATAGGAAGCCACGAATTGGCATGTACAAATTTGCCatgcaaaataataaagccAAAATTGATGAAATTATCTACGTAGGGGATAATGCCAACCGAATTTACGACGACAATTTCAAgacaaaatttattaatcaCCTCAAAAGTGTGTATTCTCAAAACAAGGTGAGCATAAACATAGGCGAAATTGCCAAGAGGTTGAAAAAGGACTACACAGACACAGATTTGAAGTTTGCCCTGAATATAAATGCCACATTTTACACCCCCGAGGAGTTGTTcctaaatataaaaaataatttgacgGCCGAGTTTTCCTTCAACCCGTCCAGCTTGCTCAAAAAGGTAGGTGATAAGCCAAATGAGCAGGACGCGCAAGGAGACCTGCGCCGCTTGGTTCGACCGGATCTGCAGtcggggggggaacaaaatgaagccaCCTCCCCACAAAGTGGCACACAGAATGAAGCCTCCCCTCCACAGAACGAAGCCGCCTCTCCGCAGAACGAAGCCGCCTCTCCGCAGAACGAAACCGCCTCTCCGCAGAACGAAGCCGCCCCTCCACAAACCAATCTGCAACACTTGGTGCTGCTCGTTGGCCCCCCGGGGTGCGGGAAAACCTCCCTTTGCAAAAACCACTTCGCAGATTTTGCTCACATCAATTTAGAGGAActgaaaacaaaaaataaacgcataGAAACGATCAGACAGGCCATTACTAGCGGCAAAAACGTCGTAATGGACAACGCAAATATGTACGTAAAAAACAGGCTAATATACATCacggaggcgaaaaaaataaacgcgaACTTAAACGTTAGCGCCATTTTCTTTAACTACTCCAAAGAATTAGTCTTCCACTTGAACAATTTCAAACTGATTGCCGATGATGAAAACCGAATGCACGAAGTTCCGACCATTGCCATTCACTCCTTTTATAAATACGTGGAAGTGCCCTCCGAAAGTGAAAACCTCGACCGAGTTGTGACTCTGCATGATGAGCATTTTGTGCCATCCGATTTTCAGAACGAGGAGCGCcgtaagttatttttttcgtacttGTACTAA
- a CDS encoding ribosomal protein L9, putative (encoded by transcript PVX_115120A) codes for MFRISSVLHLQRARMSTYLNYNKYTVKRKTYIAAVESKYTYIVLLNNISQVGEKGEIVKVKRGSARNLIKERKAVYATYENVDCYADREKYKRTEQIDIKKGAEIKEDFEKYFTHLKNIDVTIHLDVYKYTNNVSYGLYDFFNYLSYNYQVDLTSQNLHKINYYENEESYKNNVYEQIYTDTSRYNDLIVTNNLLFRRTGIYVIYYFLFMPNVKFLNEVVFRIASLQEYELLKDEKKNKKAEIVYRIS; via the exons ATGTTCCGAATAAGCAGCGTGCTCCACCTGCAAAGGGCACGCATGAGCACATACCTAAATTATAACAAGTACactgtaaagagaaaaacgtACATAGCAGCCGTGGAGAGTAAATACACGTACATTGTTCTGCTGAACAATATAAgccaagtgggggaaaagggagagatcGTAAAGGTGAAGAGAGGAAGTGCTAggaatttaataaaagagAGAAAGGCAGTGTACGCTACATATGAAAATGTGGACTGCTACGCTGACAGagagaaatataaaagaacaGAACAAATTGATATAAAGAAAGGGgcagaaataaaagaagattTTGAAAAGTATTTTACTCACTTGAAAAATATAGATGTGACGATCCATCTGGATGTGTACAAATACACCAATAACGTGTCCTATGGGCtgtatgatttttttaattacctATCGTATAACTACCAAGTGGACTTGACTAGCcaaaatttacacaaaattaaCTATTATGAGAATGAGGAAAGctacaaaaataatgtgtATGAACAGATTTACACAGATACATCTCGTTACAACGATTTGATTGTTACGAACAATTTGCTTTTTCGCCGCACAGGCATTTACgtcatttattatttcctttttatgccAAATGTTAAGTTTTTAAACGAAGTTGTTTTTAGAATTGCCTCCCTCCAGGAATATGA gCTTCTAAAGgatgagaagaagaacaagaaGGCTGAGATAGTGTATCGCATAAGTTAG